ATGAAGAAGATCAAAGATAAGAAGGAGGCCGAAGAGCAGGCGGAAGCGCGAGAGAAGCGCGAGGCGCAGGCGATCCCGGCGGACGACTAGCTGGATGAGCTGTCCGGTCTGCGGCAGCGAGGTGACCGTCGTCCCGATCCCGGAGCGGTACGGAGATCACCACCCCGAGGAGCCGGGCGTCGGGGCGGTCTGTCGGCGCTGTCTCACCGTTTCCGGTACCGATTCCGAGCCGACCGGCGGGGGGGTACGCGGGTTCTCCGACGCGCTGCCGGCCGACGAGGCGGCGGCGATCGGGGTCTGCGTGCTGTGTACGCTCTGTTCGTCGATCGCGCTCAACCGGGCGCGGATCGAGGCTGTCGTCGCCGTCCTCGAACGGGACGGGATCGACGCGCTGTCGACCGTCGAACGCCTCGCGACG
This region of Halalkalicoccus sp. CGA53 genomic DNA includes:
- a CDS encoding DUF6276 family protein, with amino-acid sequence MSCPVCGSEVTVVPIPERYGDHHPEEPGVGAVCRRCLTVSGTDSEPTGGGVRGFSDALPADEAAAIGVCVLCTLCSSIALNRARIEAVVAVLERDGIDALSTVERLATDEGIALAFDVDRRRPQLEQIL